The segment CATGCAGAAAGGTACATATGCCATTACAAGTCCCATTTCACTTACGGGTAAAATAGACAATATAACAATCAATGGTAACGGTGCAGTAATTGACGGTCAGAACAAGTATCAATTCCTGACGTTTAACGGTAAGAGAAACATTACGATAAATGACCTTACAATTAGAAATACCAAAGCTACCGATCAGGCTGCTGGTATTGCGATGACAGGAGTATCCAGTTTAAAGTTGAATAACGTTAACTTTACCCATAACGTTGCAGCAGGCAGAGGTGGAGCAATAACCAATAGGGGAGAATTAACCATCAACAACTGTGTATTCACACAAAATACCGCCCAGCAGGGTGGTGCCATATGGAGTACCGGTGAGTATGGTGGAAGCATGACCATTACAAACAGTAAATTCATAGCCAACAGTGACAGTACCAAAGCAGACTTTGATCGTACAGGCGTAATTTACATGTTAAATGGTGGAAGCATAACCATTACAAATAACGTATTTGAAAACAATGACGGCAGAGCAATCCACAACTTCCTAAAAACCAAGGCGACCATTACAAACAACATCTTTAAAAACTCAAGGATGAACGTTCCATCAGGTACCATTCGTGGATCTGTTATCGATAACTTTGAAGCTGACATGACCTTAAGCAACAATATATTTGACAATATTAACGCCACTGCCCAACAAGTTAACGGTGGATTAATATATTGTGAGATAGGTAATGTGAAAATTGAAAACAACATTTTCAAAAATGTCAACTCACAGTCAACAGGCCAAACCAATGGTGGAATCTTATTCAACAGGAATACGACAACACTTGTTAACAACAACACATTCAACAACAAGGATACATCAAATAAGGTAAACGGTGCAACTTTATACAACAACATCGGTACCATAACTGTTACAAACAACACATTCAATACAAACATTGCATCCAAAGGTGAAGTAAGGGGCAGCGTGTACAATGATATCAGTTCTGAAGGAAAAACCGTGATGAATGCCGGCGGTAATGACTTTGACAACGTTAAAGCTACAGGTTCCAAAATATACACCAAGGAGATATATAACCTTGGAACATTAAACAACATAACATATCCTACAAGATATCAGATTATAGTCAATGCTCCTAAGACAATAGCAACAGGTCAGACCGCCAAGATTAATATTACA is part of the Methanosphaera sp. BMS genome and harbors:
- a CDS encoding right-handed parallel beta-helix repeat-containing protein — its product is MNNKKVISLFIFCLILIVGVSAVSASDANQTDDNMQDTLTQSHEVNEDIKDVQASNLNDNKEKNIKTATKTVSTYNQLKTAMTAVDDNKIINMQKGTYAITSPISLTGKIDNITINGNGAVIDGQNKYQFLTFNGKRNITINDLTIRNTKATDQAAGIAMTGVSSLKLNNVNFTHNVAAGRGGAITNRGELTINNCVFTQNTAQQGGAIWSTGEYGGSMTITNSKFIANSDSTKADFDRTGVIYMLNGGSITITNNVFENNDGRAIHNFLKTKATITNNIFKNSRMNVPSGTIRGSVIDNFEADMTLSNNIFDNINATAQQVNGGLIYCEIGNVKIENNIFKNVNSQSTGQTNGGILFNRNTTTLVNNNTFNNKDTSNKVNGATLYNNIGTITVTNNTFNTNIASKGEVRGSVYNDISSEGKTVMNAGGNDFDNVKATGSKIYTKEIYNLGTLNNITYPTRYQIIVNAPKTIATGQTAKINITVLNNRNKPVNTNVILKVNGLTQKDKTGNPIIAVKDGKATYDLPLAGYSGKTYNISVLCTDTKILRSENSTNMTVLRGQCVLDPITVNTTSEGIITINRVIKDTYGNVISGNTQVAIKLGDRTVLTTRISNGVLNVKVKVPYLPPGENKFRIILGENYRYESKIINNTLNIHKQNVTATIAPIKAKAGDKITIKTTLLNSETKTNVISGKFSYKLDAKTIVSNTTLEVKNGIALMDYTLPNDITAGLHYITIVYAGNTQSNTLRYDAKALTIE